The genomic DNA GGCTGGTGCTGAGCGTGATGCCCGGCAGCAAGAGCGGCACGCGCAGCTTCTTGTGGTTGGCGGCCTGCCTCATCAGGTTGGCGCGGGTCAGGTCGTCGCCGCACTTCTTCAGCGTCTCGTGCATGGTGAACGAGACGGCGTAGGCGTAGCAGTAGTTGACGTCCTGCACGTTGCCCTGCGGGTTGTACTTGGCCATCCACTCGCGCCACGTCTTCATCTCGGCGTGGTCGGCCCACTGCTTGTCGGTGGGATCCATCAGCCAGGCCGCGGTGATGACGCCCTGCACGTTGTCGAAGCCGGCCGGCTTCATCGTCGTCGAGACCTGGCCCGAGACGTTGTTGAGGTACTGCACCGGCTTCCAGCCGATCTCAGCCGCCTTGCGCATCGACTGAGCGGCGAATTTCGGGATCGAGATGTTGAAGAAGACGTTGGCGCCGGAATCCTTCATCTGGATGGTCTGCGAGTCGACCGTCGGATCGGTGACCTCGTAGGTCACGTGCTTGACCACCTTGTTGGCGTCCTTGCCGAGTCCCTCCTTGAAGCCTTCCCAGTAGTCCTTGCCGTAGTCGTCGTTCTGCATCAGCACGGCGATCTTCGGATCCTTGACATTGGCCAGGATGTGCTTGGCGTAGATCACCGCCTCGGTGTGGTAGTCGGGCTGGAAGCCCATGGTCCACGGGAAGTCCTTGGGCTTGCCCCACTTCGAGGCGCCGGTGGCCAGGAAGAGGTGCGGCACCTTCTTCTGGTTCATGTAGCGGTGAATCGCGGTGTTGGTCGGCGTGCCCAGCGTGTTGAACAGCGCGAGAACCTTCTCCTGCTCGACCAGCTGTCGCACCATCTCGACGGTCTTCGGCGGGCTGTAGCCGTCATCGAGGGTCACGAACCTGACCTTGCGGCCGTTGATGCCGCCGTTGTCGTTGACCATCTTCCAGTACGACTCGATGGCCTTGCCGATCACGCCGTACGACGAGGCCGGACCCGAATACGGATTGGTATGACCGATCTTGATCTCGCTGTCGGTCGCGCCGTCATCGTATTTCGCCCCGGCCTTCTGCGCGAATGCGGGTCCAAGGACATAGAGCGCGGGCATGGCCGCCGCGCCGCCCATGAGTAGGCGTCTACTGGTCTTCACGATATCCTCCCTGAATGCCGAAACTTAACGCTCGGTCACCCGGGAAGAATGGGCCAATCGCCTGCCGGAGTCGAATCCCGGAGTCGTGAAAACGCCGCCGGACGGAGCCCGGCGGCGTCGATCTGCGAAATTGCGGTGCGAGGCCCGGGCTCAGGTGCTCTCGGCCGACAGCACGTCGCCGAACAGCTCCCAGGTCTCGCCCTTGAAGCGGGCCAGCCGGATCGCCTGCACGGGGTAGAAATCCGTCGGGCTGGTGCTGACGTTGATGCCCGGCAGGATCAGCGGCACGCGCAGCTTCTGATGGTTGGCGGCCTGCTTCATCACGTTCGCGCGCGTGAGCGTGTCGCCGGCCTTCTTCAGCGTCTCGCGCATCAGCGAGGAGACGGCGTAGGCGTAGATGTAGTTGCCGTCCTCGGTGTTGGCGCCGGGCATGTACTTGGCCATCCACTCGCGCCAGGCCTTCATCTCGGGGTGGTCGTTCCACTGCTTGTCGGTGGGATCCATCAGCCATAGCCCGGTGATGATGCCCTGGCTGTTGTCGTAGCCCGCCGGCTTGAGCGTCGAGGCGACCGAGGACGAGACGTTGTTGAGGTAGTGGATCGGCTTCCAGCCGAGATCGGCCGCCTTGCGGATCGCCTGGGCGGCGAACTTCGGGATGGCGATGTTGAAGAATACGTTGGCGCCCGAGTCCTTGAGCTGGATGATCTGCGAGTCGACCGTGGGATCGGTGACCTCGTAGGTCACGTGCTTGACCACCTTGCCGGTCTCCTTGCCGAGGCCGTCCTTGAAGCCTTCCCAGTAGTCCTTGCCGTAGTCGTCATTCTGCATCAGCACGCCGATCTTGGCGTCCTTGACGTTGGCCAGGATATGCTTGGCGTAGATTGCGCCCTCGGTGTGGTAGTCGGGCTGGAAGCCCATGGTCCAGGGGAAGTCCTTCGGCTTGCCCCACTTCGAGGCACCTGTGGCGACGAAGAGGTGCGGGACCTTCTTCTGGTTCATGTAGCGGTGGATCGCCGTGTTGGTCGGCGTGCCCAGCGTGTTGAACACGCACAGCACCTTCTCCTGCTCGACCAGCTGACGCACCATCTCCACGGTCTTTGGCGGACTGTAGCCATCGTCGAGGGTCACGAACTTGACCTTGCGGCCGTTGATGCCGCCCTGGTCGTTGACCATCTTCCAGTAGCCTTCGATGCCCTTGCCGATCACGCCGTAGGATGACGCGGGGCCGGAATACGGGTTGGTATGGCCGATCTTGATCTCGGTGTCGGTCGCACCGTCGTCGTACTTCTTCTGCGCGAACGCGACGCCACTCGACAGCAACACTGTCGCCGCCGTGCCACCACCCACAAAGCTACGCCTAGTCGTTCCCATCAGGATCCTCCGATTTCCAGGCGGTGTTCTGTGATCCGCCATGGATGGGAGAATGCGCTGCCGGCTTGGGTTTTTCACTCCCCCCGGACCTGCGACCATTCCGCACCGCGGCTGAAATCGCAGATGCGCGGGCGCGCCGGGGCGGTCGCTGGCGTCTTGCCGGCGACCGCCCGAAAAACAGGCAGGTCAGTCGCTCAGGTACTTTCGGCCGACAGCACGTCGCCGAACAGCTCCCACGTCTCACCCTTGAAGCGTGACAGCCGCACTGCCTGGATCGGATAGTAGTCCGTCGGGCTGGTGCTGACGGTGATGCCGGGCTGCAGCAGCGGCACCGCCAGCTTCTTGTGGTTGGCCGCCTGCTTCATGACGTTGGCCCGGGTCAGCTCGTCGCCGCACTTCTTCAGCGTCTCGTGCATCAGGAACGAGACGGCGAAGGCGAAGATGTAGTTGGCGTCCGACGTGTTGGCGCCGGGCATGTACTTGGCCATGAACTCGCGCCAGGCCTTCATGTCGGGCGCCTCGTCCCACTGCTTGTCGGTGGGATCCTTTAGGTACTGTGCGGTGATGATGTCCTGGCTGTTGTCGAAACCCGCCGGCTTGAGCACCGCGCCGACCGACGCCGAGACGTTGTTGAGATAGTGCGCCGGTTTCCAGCCGAGGTCGGCCGCCTTGCGGATCGCCTGCGCCGCGGCCCTGGGCGTGGCGATGTTGAAGAAGACGTTGGCGCCCGAATCCTTGAGCTGGATGACCTGCGAATCGACAGTCGGGTCCGTGACTTCGAAGGTCACGTGCTTGACCACCTTGCCGGTCTCCTTGCCGAGACCGTCCTTGAAACCCTCCCAGTAGTCCTTGCCGTAGTCGTCGTTCTGCATCAGCACGCCGATCCTGGCATCCTTGACGGACTCCAGCACGTGCCTGGCGTAGATCGCGCCCTCGGTGTGGTAGTCGGGCTGGAAGCCCATGGTCCACGGGAAGTCCTTCGGCTTGCCCCACTTCGAGGCGCCGGTGGCGACGAAGAGGTGCGGCACCTTGCGCTGGTTCATGTAGCGATGGATCGCCGTGTTTGTCGGCGTGCCCAGCGTGTTGAAGGTGCACAGCACCTTCTCCTGCTCGACCAGCTGGCGCACCATCTCGACCATCTTGGGCGGGCTGTAGCCGTCGTCGAGGGTGACGAACTTCACCTTGCGGCCGTTGATGCCGCCCTGGTCGTTCACCATCCTCCAATAGGCTTCGATCGCCTTGCCGATCACGCCGTAGGCCGACGCCGGCCCGCTGTACGGCCCGGTGTGGCCGATCCTGATCTCGCCGTCGCTCGCGCCATCGTCGTACTTCTTCTGCGCGAACGCGACGCCACTGCCCAACAACGCCGCGGCGGCCGACGCGCCGCCGACAAAGCTACGCCTACTCGTACGCATACGCACTCACTCCTCCACCAGGACGCACCTCCGTCAGGTGCGCGAACTCAACGCGTGCTCGGGCTCAGCGCTTCAGCCGCCGCCAGGCCATGACGATGCCGCCGGCGATGCCCAGCGGCATGACGTACATCAGGATCAGCAGCAGGATGCCGTAGACGGCGTAGGCCGACAGGTCGAACGGCAGGCCAAGGTCGTTCTTCACGAAGTTCGACAGCGCCTGCGCCGAGTTCTGCACGATCACCGTGAAGACGCCGCCGATGATCGAGCCGGCGAGCGATGCAACGCCGCCGACCACCAGGCCGATCAGCAGCGAGATCGACAGGAAGAAGCCGAAGCTGTCGGGCGCCACGAAGGCGATGGTCGAGGCCGAAAGCGCGCCGGCGATGCCGGTATAGGCCGCGCTGATGCCGAAGGTCACCGTCTTGTACTGGGCGCTGTTGATGCCCATCGTGTCGGCGGCCATGTGGTGGTCGCGGATCGCCATCATCGCGCGCCCGTTGCGGCCGCGCAGGATGTTGAAGGCGATGAAGTACAGCGCCACCATGATGACGAGGATGTAGTAGTAGAGCCACTGATCCTCGCTCAGCGGCAATCCGAAGGGCGGCTCGGGCTTGAGCAGCACGATGCCCTGCACGCCGCCGGTCATGCCTTCGAGCCATCGGTATTTCAGCAGCTGCGGCACGGCGAGCGCCAGCGCGAACGTCGCCAGGGCGAGGTAGTGGCCCTCCAGCCTGAGCGCCGGCAGTCCGAACAGGTAGCCGACGATGAAGCACATCACCGCCGCCGCCGGGATGGTCAGGAAGTAGAAGTCCGGCATCCACGAGATCTTGTCGAGCAGGACGGCCGCGGTGTAGGCGCCGACGGCGTAGAACGCGCCGTGGCCGAGCGAGATCTGGCCGTTGAAGCCGGTCAGCAGGTTGAGGCCGAGAACCGCGATCGCGGCGATCATCATCGTGCTGATGACGAACAGCCGGTAATCGGAGATCACGTTGGGAACGACGAACTTCAGCAGCGGCAGCACGAAGGCCACGGCGACGACGATCCAGACCCAGGGCTTTACCGCGGCAGGAGCCGCCGGCGGCGCCGGGACGGCCACTTCCTGCGGTGCCGCGTCGGCAGTCTCGGTGCTGGCCATGGCTACACCCTCTTCACTTCGTGTCGGCCGAACAGACCGCTCGGCTTCAGGGTCAGCACGGCGATGACGATGATCAGCGCCACCGTCAGCTTCTCACCATTGCCGATGATGTAGACGCCGCTGACCTTCTCGATCAGGTTGCCGAAGAAGGCCACGAGGTTCTCGAGCACGCCGACAATGAAGCCGCCGACGACGGCGCCGCCCGGGCTGGAGATGCCGCCCAGCAGCGCCCCCGCGAAGGCGTACAGCAGAATGCCGCCCATCATGTTGGGGTCGAGATAGACGATGTGCGCGACCATGGTGCCGGCCACGGCGCCGACAGCGGCGGCCAGTCCCCAGCCCAGCGCCAGCATCCAGTCAACGCGCACACCCGCGAGACGCGCGGAGACCGGGTTCTGCGCCGCGGCGCGCATCGCGAGCCCCAGCGGCGTGAAGCGGAAGAACAGGAACAGCAGCGTCAGCACCCCGACCGTGACCAGGACCACGCCGAACTGGTGGGCGCCGATCAGGCCCGACAGGCCGAACTGCTCCTTCGGGAACGGCGAGGGAAACTCCTTGATCAGGTAGCTCCAGATCGTTCCGGCGACCGAGTTGCAGATCGCCAGCAGGCCGATGAAGACCACGACGATCGACAGGATCGGCGCGGAGTGCAGCGACCGCAGCACCGTGCGTTCGATCGCCAGGCCGGCGACGAAGGATACGACGATGGCGGCGAAGAAGGCGGGCCAGAAGCCCAGGCCCCACTGCATCAGCTGCCACGCGATGTAGGTCGAGAACATCGCCATCTCGCCCTGGGCGAAATTGATGCGGTCGGTGGAGACGAAGATCATCACCAGCGCCAGCGCGACACAGGCGTAGATCGCGCCGTTGGCGAGGCCTGAGACGACCTGCTGCAGCAGCTGTTCCATGGCGCGGCCCTCAGTATCCCAGGTACGATTTGCGGATGTTCTCGTCGTTCTTCACGACGTCCGACGCCCCCGACATCACGACTCGGCCGGTCTCCAGCACATAGGCGTGGTCGGCCAGCTCGAGCGCCAGCGCGGCGTTCTGCTCGACCAGCAGCATGCTGCACTTGGCCTCGCTGTTGATGCGCCGCATGATGCGGAATATCTCCTGCACGATCAGCGGCGCGAGACCGAAGGAGGGCTCGTCGAGCAGCATGACGCGCGGCCCGAGCATCAGGGCGCGGCTGATCGCCAGCATCTGCTGCTCGCCGCCGGAAAGCGTGCCGGCCTGCTGCTGGATGCGCTCGCGCAGGCGCGGGAAGTACTCGAACACCATCTCGAGGTCGCGCTTCACGGCGGCCTTGTCGGACCGCGTGTAGGCGGCGATGCGCAGATTCTCGTCGACGGTCAGCGTGGTGAAGGTGCCGCGGCCTTCGGGCACGTGCGCGAAGCCGAGGCGCACGATCGACTCGGTGGCCTGGCCGCGGATCGAGCGGCCCTGGTAGAGAACGTCGCCTTCGGTGCGCACCAGGTTGCAGATGGCCCGCAGCGTCGTCGTCTTGCCGGCGCCGTTGGCGCCCAGCAGCGTGGTGATACCGCCTTGCTCGAGCTCGAAGCTGACGCCGTGCAGTGCCTGGGTCTGGCCATAGTAGGCCTTGAGGTCCTTGACCTCGAGAACCGCCGTCATCTCACGAAGTCCCCAGATAGGCGCGGATCACCTCGGGATCGCGCTGCACTTCCGCCGGCGTGCCGTCGGCGATCTTCTTGCCGAAATCGATGGCCACGACCTTGTCGGACACCGACATCACCAGG from Alphaproteobacteria bacterium includes the following:
- a CDS encoding ABC transporter substrate-binding protein gives rise to the protein MGGAAAMPALYVLGPAFAQKAGAKYDDGATDSEIKIGHTNPYSGPASSYGVIGKAIESYWKMVNDNGGINGRKVRFVTLDDGYSPPKTVEMVRQLVEQEKVLALFNTLGTPTNTAIHRYMNQKKVPHLFLATGASKWGKPKDFPWTMGFQPDYHTEAVIYAKHILANVKDPKIAVLMQNDDYGKDYWEGFKEGLGKDANKVVKHVTYEVTDPTVDSQTIQMKDSGANVFFNISIPKFAAQSMRKAAEIGWKPVQYLNNVSGQVSTTMKPAGFDNVQGVITAAWLMDPTDKQWADHAEMKTWREWMAKYNPQGNVQDVNYCYAYAVSFTMHETLKKCGDDLTRANLMRQAANHKKLRVPLLLPGITLSTSPTDFYPVQAVRLQRFKGETWELFGDILSAEST
- a CDS encoding ABC transporter substrate-binding protein; protein product: MGTTRRSFVGGGTAATVLLSSGVAFAQKKYDDGATDTEIKIGHTNPYSGPASSYGVIGKGIEGYWKMVNDQGGINGRKVKFVTLDDGYSPPKTVEMVRQLVEQEKVLCVFNTLGTPTNTAIHRYMNQKKVPHLFVATGASKWGKPKDFPWTMGFQPDYHTEGAIYAKHILANVKDAKIGVLMQNDDYGKDYWEGFKDGLGKETGKVVKHVTYEVTDPTVDSQIIQLKDSGANVFFNIAIPKFAAQAIRKAADLGWKPIHYLNNVSSSVASTLKPAGYDNSQGIITGLWLMDPTDKQWNDHPEMKAWREWMAKYMPGANTEDGNYIYAYAVSSLMRETLKKAGDTLTRANVMKQAANHQKLRVPLILPGINVSTSPTDFYPVQAIRLARFKGETWELFGDVLSAEST
- a CDS encoding ABC transporter substrate-binding protein, which encodes MRTSRRSFVGGASAAAALLGSGVAFAQKKYDDGASDGEIRIGHTGPYSGPASAYGVIGKAIEAYWRMVNDQGGINGRKVKFVTLDDGYSPPKMVEMVRQLVEQEKVLCTFNTLGTPTNTAIHRYMNQRKVPHLFVATGASKWGKPKDFPWTMGFQPDYHTEGAIYARHVLESVKDARIGVLMQNDDYGKDYWEGFKDGLGKETGKVVKHVTFEVTDPTVDSQVIQLKDSGANVFFNIATPRAAAQAIRKAADLGWKPAHYLNNVSASVGAVLKPAGFDNSQDIITAQYLKDPTDKQWDEAPDMKAWREFMAKYMPGANTSDANYIFAFAVSFLMHETLKKCGDELTRANVMKQAANHKKLAVPLLQPGITVSTSPTDYYPIQAVRLSRFKGETWELFGDVLSAEST
- a CDS encoding branched-chain amino acid ABC transporter permease, whose product is MASTETADAAPQEVAVPAPPAAPAAVKPWVWIVVAVAFVLPLLKFVVPNVISDYRLFVISTMMIAAIAVLGLNLLTGFNGQISLGHGAFYAVGAYTAAVLLDKISWMPDFYFLTIPAAAVMCFIVGYLFGLPALRLEGHYLALATFALALAVPQLLKYRWLEGMTGGVQGIVLLKPEPPFGLPLSEDQWLYYYILVIMVALYFIAFNILRGRNGRAMMAIRDHHMAADTMGINSAQYKTVTFGISAAYTGIAGALSASTIAFVAPDSFGFFLSISLLIGLVVGGVASLAGSIIGGVFTVIVQNSAQALSNFVKNDLGLPFDLSAYAVYGILLLILMYVMPLGIAGGIVMAWRRLKR
- a CDS encoding branched-chain amino acid ABC transporter permease, whose product is MEQLLQQVVSGLANGAIYACVALALVMIFVSTDRINFAQGEMAMFSTYIAWQLMQWGLGFWPAFFAAIVVSFVAGLAIERTVLRSLHSAPILSIVVVFIGLLAICNSVAGTIWSYLIKEFPSPFPKEQFGLSGLIGAHQFGVVLVTVGVLTLLFLFFRFTPLGLAMRAAAQNPVSARLAGVRVDWMLALGWGLAAAVGAVAGTMVAHIVYLDPNMMGGILLYAFAGALLGGISSPGGAVVGGFIVGVLENLVAFFGNLIEKVSGVYIIGNGEKLTVALIIVIAVLTLKPSGLFGRHEVKRV
- a CDS encoding ABC transporter ATP-binding protein; amino-acid sequence: MTAVLEVKDLKAYYGQTQALHGVSFELEQGGITTLLGANGAGKTTTLRAICNLVRTEGDVLYQGRSIRGQATESIVRLGFAHVPEGRGTFTTLTVDENLRIAAYTRSDKAAVKRDLEMVFEYFPRLRERIQQQAGTLSGGEQQMLAISRALMLGPRVMLLDEPSFGLAPLIVQEIFRIMRRINSEAKCSMLLVEQNAALALELADHAYVLETGRVVMSGASDVVKNDENIRKSYLGY